The nucleotide window AAGAAAATTATCAAGGTAAACTATTTATTATAGAACCTTGTCTTGTTATATGAAAATATGTCACTTTAGTTTGTTATCTTTTTTCGTTTTCAAGTCAAAATTTCCAATATCAAGTACAAGCAGAAATCTTTTATCAGGATGCTGAAGAGGATCATGTGACATAAGGCACTAACCTACACTCCTGTTCGTTCTGTTATTGTTAGGGAGCTAGTCTTTCGGAGCATCACTTACCATCTAATAAGATGTACCCATTGGTTAGTTCTATTGATGCCAAAGCTAATGATGCATCTATTGTGGAAGCTTAAGAATATGCATACCAACTTGGCCTTCTAAATTAACTTTATATTGGGGATGTTCTCTTATAATTAGTCCATTCTTGCAGCGCTTATTGCGACTATGGAACTCTTGTTCCTGAGAAGGCAAAGAGAAAAATGTTGGTCTGTTTTGGTGGTGGAACTGACAAGGGTGTGGAAGTTATTAGGCGCTGTTGGATTGATTTTGAACCTCCATTTGCCTTCCTCTTAAGAAAATTTGATATTACATTTTAACTCAAAATTTTAACACTTGGATTTATGGGTCTTCTCTCTACTTCTATGGGATTCaactttttcacttttattcaaTGAGAgatttcacctcacacttgtactccaacaTTGCAGACCCTGAACTTGTATATGACCTCAATATTACTGGCTATTTGAACTTTTTGTGTGGTCGAGGCTACAACAGTTCCCAGCTTGTTCTACGGCAAGCCTTACACCTGTCCAAAGTCGTTCAGTTTAGCAGATTTCAATTATCCAGCAATCACAATTCCTCAGTTAGACCCTGGACATTCTCTGAATGTTACTCGAACTGTTACCAATGTTGGGTCTCCAAGAACGTATAGAGTGCACATCAAGGCACCACCACAAGTTGTAGTTACGGTCGAGCCTAGGAAACTGAGGTTCAAGAAAAAGGGTGAAAGAAAGGAGTTGAGAGTTACCTTGACCTTGAAGCCGCAAACTAAGAACACCACTGATTATGTTTTCGGGTGGTTGACGTGGACTGATCACAAGCACCATGTCAGGAGTCCCATTGCAGTCAAAATAGCACATTAAGTGAGATTTATGTTGATGCTGCATTTATGAGTATTTGGAGTGGTGTGTAccctttttttatctttgcaataaaggtttttattaaattgtaaaaGTTTTCTAGAAATCTAGAAGTGAATATAAATAATCATGTTCACCTAGTGTTAAAGCTTCAAGATCTACATTTTCTTGGACTACAAGTATGAGATAAAATCTTATATCAAATAGaagtaaaaaaagtaattaccatataagtgaggaaaaGACTCATAAcgtaattcttaaaattttgaaattaaagtaactcttaaaattttgaaattaaagtgTGATCGCTCATAGTTGGTGTCTCATTGCCatcaagaaaaggaagaagaaagaaaaagctcAAACCAATATTAAACGCGAGCAAGCTATTATATAAGGTTGTACACAGTTTTCgaattcattcattcatattCCATACACATTATACTTAGCCCCAAAAATAATAGTGAAAGGAAACCGAATAGAAAACGCAGCAACGCAAGGTAGAGAGGGAAGGAAAGCTCATACGGCGAGAGAGATATCACCCAACTCAAGCTGAGCAGCAATATCCTCAAGCTGCTTTCTCACACTCATGTCAATCAATTTGGAGCCGGAATACCTGACAGTGAAACCCGCGACCAAACTAGGGTCAAGTAGCGTCTTAATCCTCACGTTCTTCGTCCCAGTGAGCTTCTGAACCTGCTTCGCGATCTGCGCCAGGTGCTGCGACTCCAGCTTCACCACCGACGTCACCACCGCCAGCTCCGTGTCGGTCAAGGAATTGTAAACCAATTCGAACTCTTTTGCGATCTCGTTGATGAGGTCGATCCTCTGCGCGTCCACGAGGATGTAGAGGAAGTTTCTCGTGTGGGGCTGGAACCCCGAAGATTCCGCAATCTCATCTATCAGCTTCCGCTTCTTCTCCACGGCCAAGGTGGGGTTGGCGAAGTAGTCCGACACCTGCGCCTCCGAGAATATCTCGTCGATTTTCTCGATGTCCGCGGTTGTCGCGTCGAGCGTGTTGTTCGCGGCAGCCACGTCGGCCAGGGCAGCCGCGTAGCTGGAGGCTGCGGTGGCTGACATTCTGGCTCCCGAGGCGCCGGTGGAGCGGCGGACGGCGCCGCCGCTGAAGAATTTGAGCTTGAGGGGGGTGAAGGTGGTGCCCGGGAGGGAGGAGAGGTTGAGGATGGGTTTCTGGGTAAGAGTGTTTCGGGGGATTAGGACGTGTTTGGATTGGAGGGAAGCTGTGGGGTGCTGCAAAGACGCCATTTTTGTGCGGGAGTGGAAGAATGAGGAATGAGTGTGTTGTGGGATTGAAACGAAGGGTCTTTGTGCTGTCTCTTGGTGGTCATCAACCAAGAGAGGCTGTGAATGTGATACGAAGGATTGAGAGGATCACCGTTGCCTTATCTCGCGGATAAGATAATAAACTTTGGATACGTGGACGCCTATGTGTGGAAGGAgggtttttttttggttttctgatttggatttttatattttagtgttGGACTAAGTTTATTGAAAATTCTaccaaagagaaaaggagaTAAGAAATGAGTTGGATTGAATCAATGTGTAGTAGTATCTTGTTTTGATTCAGTATATACCAGGAAGTGGCCCGCAAGCATTGCACGTTCAGTCATGGACAACAAAACTCAGCAGCAGATATACACTAGGAAGTGATCACCCGTATGCATTGCACTATGACAACAAAACTCAACAGCAGAtagagtgaagaaaaaaaatggctcAGCCGCTCAACATTGAATTACCGTTTGACACGCGTCTAGTAGCCAAAGAGATTTAATATAACTACTACAATGCTTACTTAGGGGGGTTGTTACGCTTCGTtccattgcatttttttttagtattgaaaatcaaagtaaaatattttttttttgaatgtttGAAAAATGAGAATGTGAGATGAATAAATTGACTTTAGTTGGGGTGcatctaatttaaatttaaaattaattttaaatatagttaAATTGTTATTGTAAACTATagtaaacaatatatatttatagaaaaaaatatatttaacagccagaaaaaataaatttctatatTTGAATTAGATGATAATATTGTTTACTTGAGTTATAGTTCTACATGAATTCCTACCAAAAGTTAAAGAAGTAACTCAAGTCCTTGTTGCTATCTAGCAACACCAAATCCCTTaccgaagaaaaaaaaatagtcaaaaaAATTGCACTTTATccatgatattatatataagtaaactTGATGTTTAATTGTTACAGAACATGTTCATTCATTTTGTTAACTAAATACTTACATATAATTTGAGTAATTAGCatcaacaaaagaataaaaaatacctaGTAGCTTACTCTTTTTCGTTTTCTTGGAACATGTCTGCTCTTCAATTTAAGCATCATCTGACATAGTTGCTAGCATTGTGATCAATGGACATGATGTATGAAAGATCTGATGTTACCTTTGAAAAACTACATTTATGACCTTAGTCCTTACCATATGGTCTAGAGAAATATTTATTGGAATTAAGACTGAGAATCCTTGGGACTTCCAAAGAATCCTGGAGAttaattcaaagagaaaaaataaggaaaaaaaagtaaacattaGATGGATATGAGTAATTATAAAGAGCACATGTTACagtatttattatataactcAAATACAAGTAGCATTCTTGTACTCAGAATGACCTTCCAGTGACAAACTACATGCATTTCTTATATCAATTAAAATGTGTCATACCACCATGGAAATGATATTATGTCTAATAATTTATGTAGCTAGTACAACTATTAAATCCCTTGGCCCCTCCTCCCAAGTTGAAACATATATGTTAGCCAATatagttgttttttttgttcttttaaaacCTGGCAAAAGAGGCTAAAATGCAGTTGTTTGTTTTCGTAATCATTTCCTGTAGTTGGTCCATAAAGTTTTTGTCTAGTTTTTCCCCATACCTTGAAGTTCAGTTACACTAACCAGTATCTGAAAGCAAGACAATGAGTATatagtagaaaaaaaataagggatATTCCAACCTTTTCAAGAAATCAAGGGTGATCCACAAAGACACAATCAACTCCAATCTCTTGGTAATCATTTCTAATCTATCTCCTACTTTCACCTGTAATAGTAGCAAAACACAATGCATTTAACTATTGAACAACACAATTAGGCATAAACCTCTTCTactaagataaaattaaaaacatgacttcatcacaagatttgcaaaataaagttttttttccaAGTTACTGCTGAACTCGTACATACTCTCATAACAAACTAGTTAAAAACATTACCTGGGAGAAGGTTTCAAAGTTTCTTACATGCTTTGTTTTTTAACTTGTAATctctaatcattttttttaactaaatcattttaaaggcttcaaattttcaaaaatattcaaGAGAGAAGAAGAGTGAAAAATGATGAAAGGCCTCACCAAAAAATCTAGAAGGACCACCCAATAACACCAATAGGTTGCTagagaaaaaatgaatataaaaaggAGTTAAAAGCAATTAGAAACCTCAAAcatgaagaacaaaaaagaCATGCACTgaatgaaggaaaagaagaagctCAACCATAAATGTTCATAGGTCAACATTCTTTGTTTTTAGAATTTCCTTTTCTCCCTATTGGAGCTTTAATTGCAAGGAGGAAAATTTATTGATAGATGAACATCAACATAGGATCATcctttttgttttaaagttgATTAATTGatcttgataatttattttgaattattgaaCATAACTAAGATGTGTGAGTAAATTAATTTCAGCcacaaattttacattaaaagttATGTCACGAGAGGAATTGATCCTAAAGATGCAAAATAATATGTCAAGTGCAGCAAAATTTATGATTATACCTGGAAGAATGATAACATATTCCTCCTTAGCAAGCTTGAAACATAAATCAATATCATCCCTAATATCCTCCAAAATTGAAAGGTTTAGTCTTACCTGTATTTCATTcaagaataaatataaagaaattaattgaataaataatattagagTTCCTTTATTAAGACATTTTATTCTCTTCTCAAAGAACATCAATTGTGATAAATCCTTAGTTCCTCGCCATCATAGCCATAGTAGGACATTCACAATGAATTTTGTTGTGTCCTAAAGATTCAAACCTTGAGGAGCTAAGGATACAATGTGAACACTCACCATCACCATTCCAAATATGATCGGTAATAGTGCTTCGACAACAAGGTTAAATCATTTCATTTGTCTCTAGGAGGAAGCCCATCATCATCCTAATAGAAAGTTTGAGAACATAGACAAATAAACCACGTCTTTATCTGTTAATTACAAAACCAAAGATACTGTTGCTGGACAATTTTTGCAATATACTGTTGCTGTAATATCTTCTTACCTTCGATTATTAAGTggtcaaaaaataataagtctGTGTATGGGAAATAGAATTTATGTAGACATGATACTTCaactaaatttgatttttgtttttttttatcaatgataaTATTAGTGTGAAGTATTCATTAGTTTTTATtgttgattaatttttgttagaaaatCTGACGGACATCTTTAATGGGATCTTTCCTCTCAACCATGTTTTTTCTATCCCTTTCAAACTCGAGATCTTGCTTAAACTGACCGAGCCCAAGAGCATTTGGACAAATCACTTattgttaatttgatttttgtttaaaactatTTAGCAAGCAAATGTTTGTcatgatttttatttagaaaaatatcaaactCGTTTTTTCCCTATGATAACAAATTTAGTGTTTTGATTTACCAAGTTACCAACATTTCAAGCAAATTTTAaccaaattttgtcaaaattttctGTTTGTACTTTAGTATTCTGTTCTGTTGTTAATACAAACCCACTCCAGTCATAggtttgtataaaaaattttgataaatttagatGAAACAAATTtacctgatttttttttttttgcagcaaGATTCAAGACACTGTTAGCTTGCTTAAGTAGAATTAGCTTCAccttgctgataaaaaaaaatagtttcaccTTGTATTTTGCTAATGTCACTGCCAATTAATTACATGGCCCCCATTGTTTTTATTTGACACTCTTGCATTCATTCAATGAGATTTTCGAGCATTACACTTTTCATTTCtcatttgcctttttttttaagaattattttatgaaatttcaatctttaaaactttaatttggATGAAGatagttttttataataataaaactgaATAATAGAATATCCATTATAGTTATATCTGGTTGTTTGAATGAATATCGTATTTCATGTTACAAGAAAGCTAATGTGATATAGTAGCGAtgattaaaattcttaaattcaTTAAGAAAATGTGAATATTATCTTCcagatttaaataattttaaaaaatgtctataccaaaaaaactaatgttaaaaaattcaaaagatattaTGAAAATTCTATTCTTATTTCACGagtgatttaaaaatatatgcaactcaaatattcaatttctattttgattatgtatattaaattattaattaatcaaaatgaacTTCCCAAAGCTTGCAaatagattttcaaaattttatttctaaaatatgtaACAAATTGACtttctaaaattcaaatttaaaataacaaatagatTTTTAAACGTTTGTTTATGAGATGTATCATAAATAAACTtttgaaatatacaaataaattttcaaaagtttagttgaaaatatatgacaaataaacttttgaaaattttattttgagatatACAAATAGATTtgtagaatttaaattttgaaacaataaaACTAAACTCGTATATAGTAACactattgaaataaaatttaaaaataaaaaaaaataagaagatgcAGAAAGCAATTACGGCAACTTAACACAAACGAGGTTCAgccaaaatagaaaaaacatcATCTCTTTCGGGACTTCCGTCATCGTTGACTATACTTTGGTACTCTCCACCTGTATATGTCGAAGACCGAGACGTACTGTATGGAATATGTGGGCAATGTCCGAAAGGGTGCTCGACTTCATAGGGTATGTTGTATCAAGTGTCTGTATAGGGATCTTCTCATCGTGTTCAAATGTTTATCCAGTATAGTTTATAACCACTTATTCATATGCAAATGCAACATACAAATGCACAAATTCTTGAAACCCACAAGACCTCTCACATACCCTTGTAGAAACCCACTTCTAGAACCTTTGAGTGGCTCACTCAAAGAACTTTAACAACATGTAAAATTGAGTATGAGAATGATATCatctaatattaaataatttagacaATTAAGAACACTTAGCCATTTCTTCTAGGTTGAGTCCTCAAAGCTCCATGAGAGATCCATAGCAAAATACCAAGTTTAGGCCCACTTTTCTCTCAGAGTAATTGTAAAATGGGTGGTATTTGATGATTTagacatttttttctcaattttagaTCAACTTTGTGTAACCAAAAAATGGACTGACTCCTATTCTAAGAACTTGGTCacaaagtttattatttttaagtcaaaactaaaaaaattgattattttgatttgatcatCGATTGATTAAATCTTAAGATCTACTGGCacgaaacaaattaaaataattaattatatttaattataataaattatttacacaCATAGAAATTTCTTCTTTATGAGATAATCAATTATCTTAAGCACTCATCAATTATCTACTCAACTCAAGTGAGACAATTCTCATATACATGACAAACAAATAcaatctattattttattctttgttaCAGTTTTCACAATTTTTGAAACATTAGGTTATCAAACTATAAGGCATCTACCCTTTATACATGAAACACACACgtaaagcaaaaataaactAACACATATTATAGCTTGTGATTTCATTAAGAAGAAACTTGTCAAAACCATATAAACTAAAGAACACTATGATTCAACTTGATCTTGGTCATCACATTTTATTTAAAGCAACACAACATTTTCACCTTTAAagaatttatctttaattttcaataatatttacaatttttttggcgtgaaaatatttattaaatactaaattaataaataattttttatttaaagagaaattcaataaaaaaaaccatggttaactatgtttttagtccttcaaatttaaagttactttttttagactttaaaattctcaaaatattctCTTTAATCCTTCTgcacaaaaatataatcaaacataaaataaaaaatccacaATTTGTGACAATTGTTTATcaccaaaatttaattttttattttatattttaaagtatacttctggttattaaaaaatatcataataaagtcattaaaaaattaaaaatccattaatcactttaaaaattactttgattttcttattgacttaatttttatagttttaaactATCAGAAAATCGTATTTTAagatataaagtaaaaaattaaatcatgatg belongs to Glycine soja cultivar W05 chromosome 5, ASM419377v2, whole genome shotgun sequence and includes:
- the LOC114412059 gene encoding LOW QUALITY PROTEIN: subtilisin-like protease SBT5.3 (The sequence of the model RefSeq protein was modified relative to this genomic sequence to represent the inferred CDS: inserted 2 bases in 1 codon), which translates into the protein MRDFTSHLYSNIADPELVYDLNITGYLNFLCGRGYNSSQLXFYGKPYTCPKSFSLADFNYPAITIPQLDPGHSLNVTRTVTNVGSPRTYRVHIKAPPQVVVTVEPRKLRFKKKGERKELRVTLTLKPQTKNTTDYVFGWLTWTDHKHHVRSPIAVKIAH
- the LOC114412058 gene encoding ATP synthase delta chain, chloroplastic-like, with the translated sequence MASLQHPTASLQSKHVLIPRNTLTQKPILNLSSLPGTTFTPLKLKFFSGGAVRRSTGASGARMSATAASSYAAALADVAAANNTLDATTADIEKIDEIFSEAQVSDYFANPTLAVEKKRKLIDEIAESSGFQPHTRNFLYILVDAQRIDLINEIAKEFELVYNSLTDTELAVVTSVVKLESQHLAQIAKQVQKLTGTKNVRIKTLLDPSLVAGFTVRYSGSKLIDMSVRKQLEDIAAQLELGDISLAV